Proteins encoded together in one Calditrichota bacterium window:
- a CDS encoding DUF3696 domain-containing protein, producing the protein MIRELRIQNFKCFEDDTVHFGNITLLVGENGTGKSSVIQSLLLLKQSDDSGQLRKGVLQLNGVLSHLGTAVDVLRGKSQSDTVVFDVSFEDGRKVAFRFKYPKGKPDDYFLHSKEHHLAFDHSLLYLSAEREGPRLTYPMSQQGGGTYDVGIHGEFSMSTLSSNGHEPTPNRHLSRIADGTNQALLYQANYWLQNIIGDVECEVESIVKADQVRIGIRAMNDSSFRRASNVGFGITYVLPIVVGALVSTQGSILIVENPEAHLHPRGQSVIGYFLAHVAASGVQVIVESHSDHVLNGMRKAVVDQVVEPNNVSIQFFITPKMDKDKRIITINLDEKGRIDKWPDGFFDQITNDLEHLI; encoded by the coding sequence GTGATAAGAGAATTACGAATCCAAAACTTCAAATGCTTCGAAGACGATACTGTCCACTTTGGGAACATTACCCTGTTGGTTGGGGAGAATGGGACAGGAAAATCTTCTGTTATTCAGTCGCTGCTTTTGCTGAAACAATCTGACGATTCAGGACAACTCCGAAAGGGTGTCCTCCAACTGAACGGGGTGCTCTCTCATTTAGGAACGGCTGTGGATGTACTCCGTGGAAAGAGCCAGAGTGATACCGTCGTGTTTGACGTCTCATTCGAAGATGGAAGGAAAGTAGCTTTTCGCTTCAAATACCCAAAAGGAAAGCCAGACGATTATTTCCTGCATTCAAAAGAACATCATCTTGCCTTCGATCACTCGTTATTGTATCTAAGTGCTGAGCGTGAAGGACCTAGACTAACGTACCCTATGTCGCAACAAGGAGGGGGAACTTACGACGTTGGGATACACGGTGAGTTCAGCATGAGTACGTTGTCGTCTAACGGTCACGAGCCCACACCTAATAGACATTTGTCGAGGATTGCAGACGGAACGAATCAGGCGCTTCTCTACCAGGCGAATTACTGGCTGCAGAACATAATTGGTGATGTTGAGTGCGAAGTAGAGAGCATTGTAAAGGCCGATCAAGTGAGGATTGGCATCAGAGCGATGAATGATAGTAGTTTCCGTCGAGCCTCTAACGTGGGCTTCGGAATAACATATGTACTACCAATCGTTGTCGGTGCTCTGGTTTCCACACAGGGATCGATACTTATAGTGGAGAATCCAGAGGCGCATCTTCATCCTCGCGGTCAGTCAGTGATCGGTTACTTTTTGGCTCATGTCGCAGCCAGCGGCGTGCAGGTTATCGTTGAATCGCACAGCGATCATGTTCTCAACGGAATGAGAAAGGCTGTCGTGGATCAAGTGGTCGAGCCAAACAACGTATCGATTCAATTCTTCATCACACCTAAAATGGATAAAGACAAACGCATAATCACGATAAATCTGGACGAGAAGGGCAGAATCGACAAGTGGCCAGATGGCTTCTTCGACCAAATCACCAATGATCTTGAGCATCTCATATGA
- a CDS encoding excisionase family DNA-binding protein: MANSDPRLDEILRALREIRTEHERLQSPWLTPEHAAFYLGVSRSRIYQYIHEGSIPFHRLPESNLIRLNALELDAWVRSESQPPKQVSNEAIRRILR; this comes from the coding sequence GTGGCGAACAGCGACCCAAGACTTGACGAGATCCTTCGTGCACTCCGTGAAATTCGCACCGAGCACGAACGATTACAGAGTCCATGGTTAACGCCGGAACACGCGGCGTTCTATCTCGGTGTGTCGCGCTCTCGCATCTACCAGTACATTCACGAAGGAAGTATCCCGTTCCACCGCTTGCCCGAGTCGAATCTAATTCGATTGAACGCGCTCGAACTCGACGCATGGGTGCGGAGCGAATCGCAACCACCAAAACAAGTCAGCAATGAAGCAATCAGGAGGATTCTAAGATAA